DNA sequence from the Vicia villosa cultivar HV-30 ecotype Madison, WI linkage group LG3, Vvil1.0, whole genome shotgun sequence genome:
AGAAAAatactaccattggagatgctcttagtaTCTCTAGACGATTCCGTTAGTGTAAATTAAAGGAAGAAAAAGTGATCGTTCTACTTTAAACTTTTAAAACAACAAacgaaaaaggaagaaaaaaaaaaaaactcttctaAAAAGTGACATTTAAAAAAGTTTAGAggagtttaaaatattttaacatgACAAATATAATAAACTTTATATAAAAAGAAGTTATAGCAAACAAGGTGAaatctttaaatattttttatttattttttaatttttatttaacagagtatttagtattaaaaaattatatttaataaaattgtaaCAATAAATTATATATCAGATGGCTTTAGTTAGATTTTCTTCAATTTAGtaatagaaatattttatttattaagttaaattacaGTTTTAGTTCCCCTAAATTATTCACGAAATTAATctctctttattttttcaaacagTGTTGATTTTTCATTGTAATTTTTGCTCAAAAAAGTGTTGATgtgtaattattttaaattaaatagctGGCACAAAGAAGATGACATGTACATTATTATTTGATTATTCCTTTTTTCCatgtcattttaaattatttattaaagataatatattttttggtgaaattattaaatatgaaattattcaaaaatacaataataatttttaaaaaaaaaatgagacTTAAATCTGGGTTTGGAAATCAATCAATCTCATAACCCACACAAtagtcatcatcatcaacaaattTCTTTTCTTAATGATCTTCTTTGTCTTCTCCATTCACCTAGATTTGCAAGTCCATGCACAGAAACACAAATGTTTATGTTTAAGTTCTTAAACATATGAACATAGAAACACAAAATCTTGATTTAACACTAGCATACAACAAGGCAAAACATTATCTGCATCAAAAACCAAGATAAAAagagaatccaaaaaatacagaaaaattatatagaataaaaaaatccaaaaattcagTAACGCAAAACACTAACAACCGcaacaaaaatcagaaaaaaatacaattgaaaatacagaagaaaaaaatgtgaaggaCAACCAAACAATAGTTTGTCAATAATTTTTACTCTCAGATCTATTaaccacataatcaaaacaaCCAAAGAGTATAAATCAATTTCAATAtcctacaaataatcataaaCAACTGCATATGCAGAATCGTAGAAAAAGAAGGAGAAAGGTCATATTTGTCCATGAcattataaaaaaacaaagagTCTATATCAATTTCAATATCCAACCCATTGCATGTAAACAACTGCAGAAGAAGAATCCCTGAACAAGAAGGAGAAATGTCAAGGAATGGAAGGAAATAATCCATTCTAGCTCCTCATTCCATCCTTGACGGGTGTGATTTATATTAAGCCAATCTAGGATCTTGAGCCAGATTTGCTtaagtttgtttcagctttttttaaaaaggaacttttatagtgttatataattttatgtaaataaatttttacaaaaacttttttttataaaagattggtttgaataatttttcttaaaatattaatttagatattttatgattttgaatgtatttcaaatagtttttataaatattattttaaaatacaattttttttttaaaattgtaatttCAACTGTATTTTGATCTTTAATAATGTATGTATATGTCATATGATGTCAAAATTAATcatccaattttaaaaaaataatataaaaaacttaatataaaaaacttataatattttgaataaccgttttataaaattcatttttgaaaataaataaaaaatccttTTTTTTAAGTCAGAACAAGCAGCCCTAAATCAGGTTTATTTTAGAAATAAGAATGTCATTAAAAaaccaattattattatttatttcacatTGGAATAAATTGATGCTTCAATTTTTGATGTAGTAGTAACCTTGATTTGGTTTGAGATTAAGATTTGaatcattaatttttatttttaaattaatttctgaattttaatttattatttataagttttttaattattttcatttaatttaacaaatacaataaaacaaaaaatgatGTGTAAAAATAGGATTGGTCAACTAACATTGAAGTGTCATTCTACTCACGTCAACTATTAAAAAATTACAGATCAGCACTATTttgacaaaaatataaaagagagattataattatttacaaataaaatagaagaattaATTCTGTAAATAGAACATAATAGGGGAACTATAACTATAATTTAGCCTATTTATTATAACACAATTCATCTCTTTAATCGATTTACTTTAAATTGTTAATTTATATGTATCAATAAATTATTGAACTTTAAATCAACAAATCACACTCAtctaataaaactaaaaatatcaGTTAACCTTCCTCGTTcagattttaaatatttaaaaatttaataaaaaatatttttaactacttAATTTCAGTTTCATGagtatataaatttaaattaaattaaatttatattttattctctCTCTATatcataatatttatttattttttttaaagttattctAAAATAATTgtcacttttatttttcaatacatCTAGAATacttatttttcaattataaCCTCCAATTAATATTATCTATATCATTATCAAGTTATTAATATTTCTTTTCTATTTATGATAATATATACATATCAAAAATTAATATGAATGATTGTTTTTTgtccatttttaattttaatacttGTGATATCTTttatgaatattaaaaaaattattatataattaacatACATTAATAATTTATCTGTGAATATTAGTAAattatcttttataaataaatatattaaattttgttaaattttgtATCAATAATAAATTGATAGTCAGCTTTGAAATTTCCCTTCTTTTAATATTATTGTGACTtttgttaattatttaaaataagattGTTTAAAAACTATACTATCAAAATTAgttagaaaaatatattttctaggtTTTCAAAAATCTGGTTTTCACTATGTATACCACTTTCCCCTAATTCATGTGATTTTAACCAAAAACAAAAAGGCACAACAGAAAATTGGGCGCTTCAAAATGCTGTGAGTATAAGTAATTCTTGATCGTTTTTCATTAAATGTTCTGTTACgtattttttttttacagtaaTCTGTTTTTAGTTGTGATGTTTATGTGAAACAATTTGGTATAATTTCTTGAATGTTACGCAGAAATTTCTAGTTTTCTTGTTATCCTACAAATGTCTACGATTTTGGATGATGATGGTCGGATCAACAGTTTACCCGACAATGTCCTATGCCATATACTCACTTTTCTCAAAACCAAAGAGGTCCTTGCTACAAGTGTCCTTTCTAAGAGGTGGATTGATATATGGCGTTCAGTTCCTGCACTCATCTTCTATGATATCGAGGTCAATAATCGGGAAACTGATTCTCGCTTGAACGAGCTAGTCTACTCGTTTTTACTCTCAGTTGATTATATCAAGAGTTGTAAACTCGACATTTTGTATGATCATCATCTTGGCCATCTTAGCTTTCCAAATGTCATCAGGTGGATCAATGCCGTGGTACAACGCCGAGTTGAGTACATTAAACTATGTATGCATATAATCGCTGGTGATGATCGTTTCAAATTGCCCATTAGCATTCTAACTTGTCGGACCCTTGTTGTTCTCAAATTGTATGGGTTTTATATAAAGGATTTTTCTTCCGTTAGACTCCCCTCCCTCAAAACCCTTAGTTTGGATGAGGTTATTTTCGTGAATGTTCAAGATTTCTTATTGCTTCTAGCTGGCTGTCCCAATCTCGAGGATTTACGGGCGAGGTATTCAGAGTTTCTCTCTGAAGAGTTTCTGAGCTGTCAAGAGCGTGAAAGTTTAAGCTTAAGCAAGTTGGTCAAAGCAGATTTACATAACACTTTTTGTCACTTTCCTTTGAAAGCCCTTCGTAATGCGAAGCATTTGATCCTAGAAATAAACGAGGTTTGAAATCTACTTTGAACATGATGCTACATGATTTGTATCTTTGCTTTTGGAATTTTGACCTTAATTCTTACCACATATCTTGCTATGTTTTTTATTTGCTTAGGTGCGCCGGGGTTGTGATGAGATTCCCACCTTTCATAATTTGACCTACTTGGAACTTTGCTCTATGAACTGTAACTGGAATTTGCTGTTTCAAGTGCTCAAACAGTGTCCTAACCTTCAAAATGTCCGGCTTTGTCAGGTTTGTTATGTTTATGGATCATATTTGATTTATCATTTGTTAGCATGActttgttatttattttgttttattcaaaTTCATAGTACATATTCAGAGAGATAAAAGATGTAGAGCGAAATTGGGTGGATCCAACATTTGTTCCGCAATGTCTTTCATTACAACTTAAAACCTGCCACCTTGAGTACTTTTCAAGCCAAGAAGGTGAGTATCAGCTAGCAAAATACATTTTGAAAAATGCAAGAGTTTTGCAAACTATGACGATCCTTTGCAGAAAAGAcctcaagagaaaaagaaaattaaacttATGTTCAAAGGCCTCCCCTATATGTAAAGTTATTGTTAAACTAGGACGACTTCCGTTCCATGGTTGGAAACATCGAATTTGACATCAATTGCTCCTTCAATAATCAGTATGCCTGTGAGAACAGAGATGAGAATGAGAAGCAAGATTTTGATTTCTCAAACAATTTTTTCatcactaattttttttattgattgaacCGTGAACCTTGTCTCAGTTCACATGTTAAGCTTTGTAGTACTGATAAAATTAGAAATTGTTCTGCCTATTTTTAAAGAATCTATATTTTTCTACTTTGACTTCAACCTTGTATGATACTGACTTTGTATCAAAGGTGGTAGTAATATTTTCTAAGGAATTAAACTATGGTTACATGTTATTTTTCTTACATATTTT
Encoded proteins:
- the LOC131660653 gene encoding F-box/FBD/LRR-repeat protein At3g26920-like; this translates as MSTILDDDGRINSLPDNVLCHILTFLKTKEVLATSVLSKRWIDIWRSVPALIFYDIEVNNRETDSRLNELVYSFLLSVDYIKSCKLDILYDHHLGHLSFPNVIRWINAVVQRRVEYIKLCMHIIAGDDRFKLPISILTCRTLVVLKLYGFYIKDFSSVRLPSLKTLSLDEVIFVNVQDFLLLLAGCPNLEDLRARYSEFLSEEFLSCQERESLSLSKLVKADLHNTFCHFPLKALRNAKHLILEINEVRRGCDEIPTFHNLTYLELCSMNCNWNLLFQVLKQCPNLQNVRLCQYIFREIKDVERNWVDPTFVPQCLSLQLKTCHLEYFSSQEGEYQLAKYILKNARVLQTMTILCRKDLKRKRKLNLCSKASPICKVIVKLGRLPFHGWKHRI